The DNA segment GTGTAATGGAGACTTGGTATTGGTGGATGTTAATTGGTATGGCTATTGTGACCTATATTCCACGTGCTTTTCCGTTAACCTTTTTAGAAGGACGTAAACTGCCTCCAATAGTTACAGGAGTATTAGGGAATATTCCATATGCTGTATTAGGAGCTTTAATATTTCCCGCTATATTATTTGTGCAAGAAGGAAATTTTTTGTTCGGATTAATTGGCGCCATTGCAGCCTTTGCGATTGCATTTGCAGGTGCCAATGTAATCCTTGTTGTCATGGGGTCAATTGGCGTACTAGCGGTTTATAGTTTGATTTTTTGATATGTCAGTGGTGCATGAGCGAAAAAAAAACCGAGCAAACTGCGGCCGGTCCTTTTAAGAAGAGTAACCATAGTAGCCTGTTGATTTCCACTACGGTGGACGCTTTTCGCGGGCATGGCTTCAGTCTCCTCGTCATTGCAAAAACATGTGCTCCTGCAGTTACTCGTCGCAAAGCGTCCGCCTGAAACGGAAATCAACTATATTAATGAATCATTTTTTTGTCCAAAACACCTGAAACACTGGATTTATGGAACTAAAATTACTTTCTTATCTTTAAAAAAAACGACGGGATTTCCCGTCGCCTAATTAGTTCTGTTTACTTTTTAGTGCAACACGCTGTTCTAGGTTGATCGAGTTACGTTCCAGGTTGATGCTATGACTCGCCTTAGTTGTACAAAATATTACCGCCTCGACGATAAATCGTGAGAGCTTATACTCTTACTGCCATTGACTCATTCCGCCACGAACATTCACTACATTTGTAAAGCCGGCTTTCTTCAATATGCCAGCTGCCCGAGAACTCCGCATTCCACTTTGACACAAAACAATCGTTTCTTTTGAAGCATCAAGTTTTGTTAATTTTGATGGC comes from the Paenisporosarcina antarctica genome and includes:
- a CDS encoding AzlD domain-containing protein, which encodes METWYWWMLIGMAIVTYIPRAFPLTFLEGRKLPPIVTGVLGNIPYAVLGALIFPAILFVQEGNFLFGLIGAIAAFAIAFAGANVILVVMGSIGVLAVYSLIF